A region of the Leptospiraceae bacterium genome:
CGCTGCTACTGGTCACGCTACAGAGTAAACCTGTTGGATTTGTTTTTACGGTTACGGAGTAAACACCTGTCACTTTAGTGTTAAAGCTAAACGAAGTGCTATTTGCAGCTACTGTCAGGCTATCTGCTGCACTATTCTGTAAAACGAGACCACTGGCAGTTAGTCCGGATATGCTTCCACCTATGCTGTAAGTCGGGTTTGCAATGGTGATACTAATGGTAGCGGTTGTGCTACCTCCGCTATTCGTTGCAGTTATAGTGTAACTTGTGGCCGCCTGTGAAGCAGTGGGAGTACCACTGAGTGCACAGGAACTACTATCAATCGAAATACCCGCAGGCAATGTGGGTGACGCTGTACAGGAAGTTACAGTGCCGGTAAATACGGGTGTTTGCGTAGTAATCGCTATATCTTTTGTAAAACTAAATGGACTTCCACTATAAGTCAAGCCGGAAGGTGCTGCTGTTCCTGATCCTGTACCAGTCCCTGTGGCTGTACCAGTTCCTGTTCCAGTGCTTGTGCCAGTTCCGGTTCCACTTGAACCTGCCTGAGAACTTTGCAATACTTGAAGAGCAACACCACATTCTAATACTGCGCCTTTTCGGTCATTGGTTTTACCCTGAATATGGTCATACCAGTTTAGCTGGTTTTGTTGCAAGGCACCTACACAGGGAAGTCCGCTTTTCTTCTTGCTGCTTCCACAATCGGATAGAAAAAATAATCCTAATAGAATAGGAATAATTAAGGTTCTCATTACTAAATCCTTCAATGTTAAATAATAATTTATGAGTTCTCTCCTGAGACAGAAGTAACTCTATTTGTAGAAGAAAAATCCATTTATTCTACGAATGGGCTGAATTTAGAAGGTCTACTTTTTTGAAAAGCTATTTATATTTGAAAAGCTAGTGATTTCCCTAGCTTTCAGGAAAAAAAGTAAATCTATAAAATTGTCTTGCAAGGTAACAGCGGTTTTCTTTCATTGCTCTGTTAATATTTAGCTTGAGGTTAAGATGTATAAGATAATTCTTGCAGATGATCATTCTGCGACAAGGAAAGGAGTAAAAGCTTGCTTGGAACAGGATAAATTATTCCGAGTGGTTTTTGAAGCAAGCAATGGATATGAACTCGAAAATATACTGGATAAAAGGTTATATGATATAATTCTTTTAGATATTAATATGAAAGATATGGATGGTATTGAGTTTCTGAAGAGATGTCGTAAAAAAATTATAAACAAAAGAATTGTCATATACTCCATGTTAACAGGATCCGGGATTTTGCAGGAAGCCATATCTTTAGGTATTCATGGCTTTATTTCTAAAGAAGAGGAAATTACAGAATTAAATAATACTTTAAAACGAATTATGAATGGAGAGTCCTATTTTTCCTCAACCCTTTATTCTGTTACAAATCCAAATGAGGATTATACTTTAAGTAAAAAGCAGAAAGTAATACTCAAGTTTCTTTTAGATGGAAAAAGTTATCAAGAGATTGCTGAAATTCAGCAGTGTTCTTATCGTACAGTTGAGTTTCATGTTAAAAAGCTAAAAGATATTTTTCATACTAATAGTCTGTTAGAGTTGATAAGTAAGGCCAGAGAAGTATACTTTTTTTAATCAGTAATAATTTGCTTTATTACAGAGAGTAAATCTCCAAAAAGAATAGGAATTTCCATTTCCTCATCCATTGAAACATGACTTTCTGAGTATATATAGATTTTCTTATTCCTTTCCTTGTATAAGGAGTTTACGAAGTCTTTCTCTTTATTAAAGGTAGCGAAGTGAATCAATATAAAATTAGGAGATATTGTATTTAATGTATTTTTTAAAAGGTATGAGTCCCTAAAGCAATAGAAAATCATTTCCTCTCTATATGTAAAGTCTACTTCTTTCTTTACATCTTTTTGAAAAATAAAAATCACTTCTTCGCTGAATGGCTGTTCGATAATAAATGTACTGCCTTTATCTTTTTGAGATTTAACACGAATACTTCCCTTATGAGCTTTTATAATATCATAACAGAAAGAAAGGCCAAATCCATGTCCGCCCTCTCCTCTTGTTCCTGTTTTTTGAAAACGAATATCTTTTCTGAATAAGATGGGAATATTTTCCTCTTCAATTCCGATACCTTCATCACGAATTTTAATCTTATAGAAAGACTTATGATATGTGCAGCCGATAAATATTCTTGAATTGGAGTGTGAAAACTTAATAGAGTTTGAAATTATATTCGAAATAGCTTGAATATATAATTCTTCATCTCCAATAAAGAAGAAATCTTCATCAATATTTAAATCTACTTTGATATTTTTGGATTCAATAAGGGGGTAATATTGTTTTAAGCAGTTTGTGAACATATCCTTTATACTTATATAATCATACTTTAGCTGTAAGGAAAAACTCTGCAACCTATCCATAGATAGAATTTGCTCAGCAAAATTTTTTACATTCTCAAGGCTTTCAATACTTACAGCAAGATTGCTTACTTTTTCAGGAGAAGAAACTTCTATTTCGGAATTTCTGCTTATCTTTAATAGGTTAATCACTCCTAAAATGGGAGAAATTAAATCGTGAGAAACAATCGATACAAATTTGTCTTTGAGCCGATTGGCATTTTCAGCTTTTTCCTTTTGTTTCTTGAATTCAATAGTTCGTTTTTCTACTAAGGCCTCCAATTGTTTATTAAATATAGCTAATTCATTAGATAGCACTTTTACTTTCTTGAAAGATTCAATGAATTGGTAGATCAAAAGATAAGACTGAAAAAACAGAAAAATAAAGGTTCCGTAATACAATAAGTAAAAAGATGAGATTATATGCATAGAGTATAAAACATCATTTAAAACGAAGCCAAATAAAATGATAAATCCTAAAATAGTAATTTTGGCATCTTTTCGTTTGTCTCTAAGCGCCAGAGCAATAGCGGTTAAACTCTGTAGAATAATAAGGAGAATGAGAATATTTCCGATAATTAATGTTCTGGTAAAAATCTCACTGGGTGTGAATAATACAAATGCTCCTAAAAATAAGGTTGAATATAAAGTAATTAGATAAAGTCTACGTGAAAAATATTTATCATATATAGAATTTATAAATAAAAGAAAAACACTCGCACCTATATTCTGAGTAAAGTATTCCAAACTTAGAATGAACTTAAATGCCCTGGGAGAAAACAAATTATACAAGAACAAGTTATTTTGATAGGACAGAAAAACAATTGATATGATGCAATAGATAGCAAAATATAGGGCTGAATTATTTCTTAAAAAATAGAATAATCCAAAGTGGTAGATTGCCATGAAAAACAAAGAACCGGCTAAAAACACCGTTTGTAATAGATTTCTATTATATTCTTTTTGAAGAACTTGTAAGTCTCCTAAAAAAAATTTTTCATTAAAACCACCTCTACTGTGATGATAATTAGCAATATGAATGGTAAGAGTAAAATTCTTTTTTCTTTGTATTATTTCGGGAATAGGGACAATACCTATAGTATAATAAGGAATTGTAGATTTTTTATCCATTCCCGGTTTTCCTGAACAATAGAGTAGGTTTGCATCTGCATAAGCACAGAAGGCTGAATTTGTCGCCATAAACTTTATCCCTAACTTCCTTTCAGTTTCGGGCAATATAATCTTCATCTGGTAGGTTGCATATCCGAAGCTTCCGAGCGCTTTTCCTTCCACCCGGAAATCGTTCCAATAAACAGAATTCATAAAATCGGTTCTTTTTTCTTTTGTGCAGTCTACTATTGTTTTCTTATCAAGTATAGGATGCTCTTCTGATGAACAAAAAGTTTTCCAGTAAAATTCCCATTCTCCATCGAGTCTGAAAATTTGCTGCGTATCAGGATTCCAGGTTCTTAAATCGAAAACTCCTTTTTTGGCAAGGAAA
Encoded here:
- a CDS encoding response regulator transcription factor — protein: MYKIILADDHSATRKGVKACLEQDKLFRVVFEASNGYELENILDKRLYDIILLDINMKDMDGIEFLKRCRKKIINKRIVIYSMLTGSGILQEAISLGIHGFISKEEEITELNNTLKRIMNGESYFSSTLYSVTNPNEDYTLSKKQKVILKFLLDGKSYQEIAEIQQCSYRTVEFHVKKLKDIFHTNSLLELISKAREVYFF
- a CDS encoding sensor histidine kinase, coding for MYRIKWIYNKFIFLYILFSSSLFSEEAFLAKKGVFDLRTWNPDTQQIFRLDGEWEFYWKTFCSSEEHPILDKKTIVDCTKEKRTDFMNSVYWNDFRVEGKALGSFGYATYQMKIILPETERKLGIKFMATNSAFCAYADANLLYCSGKPGMDKKSTIPYYTIGIVPIPEIIQRKKNFTLTIHIANYHHSRGGFNEKFFLGDLQVLQKEYNRNLLQTVFLAGSLFFMAIYHFGLFYFLRNNSALYFAIYCIISIVFLSYQNNLFLYNLFSPRAFKFILSLEYFTQNIGASVFLLFINSIYDKYFSRRLYLITLYSTLFLGAFVLFTPSEIFTRTLIIGNILILLIILQSLTAIALALRDKRKDAKITILGFIILFGFVLNDVLYSMHIISSFYLLYYGTFIFLFFQSYLLIYQFIESFKKVKVLSNELAIFNKQLEALVEKRTIEFKKQKEKAENANRLKDKFVSIVSHDLISPILGVINLLKISRNSEIEVSSPEKVSNLAVSIESLENVKNFAEQILSMDRLQSFSLQLKYDYISIKDMFTNCLKQYYPLIESKNIKVDLNIDEDFFFIGDEELYIQAISNIISNSIKFSHSNSRIFIGCTYHKSFYKIKIRDEGIGIEEENIPILFRKDIRFQKTGTRGEGGHGFGLSFCYDIIKAHKGSIRVKSQKDKGSTFIIEQPFSEEVIFIFQKDVKKEVDFTYREEMIFYCFRDSYLLKNTLNTISPNFILIHFATFNKEKDFVNSLYKERNKKIYIYSESHVSMDEEMEIPILFGDLLSVIKQIITD